One window from the genome of Paramormyrops kingsleyae isolate MSU_618 chromosome 3, PKINGS_0.4, whole genome shotgun sequence encodes:
- the LOC111844331 gene encoding glutamate receptor-interacting protein 1-like isoform X3, which produces MDRFLGFVRQIRWSRRLKGKRYRPEEEYQEGYEDVYYYTSEHLHHEGPYSKSSHRQVDGSLSLRRQSIPEELRGTSLVELLKKEGCTLGLTVSGGVDKDGRPRVSNLRQGGIAARSDQLCIGDYIKSVNGINLAKFRHDEIISLLKNVGERVVLEVEYELPPASVQGSGVMFKNVEVTLHKEGNTFGFVVRGGTHEDRSKSRPVVITNIRPGGPADREGTVRPGDRLLSVDGIRLQGCSHAEALSILKQCGQEATLLVEYDVSVMDSIASASGPLLVEVAKPAGSSLGVALSTSMYCNKQVIVIDKVKPASIADRCGALHAGDHILSVDGTSMEYCSLPEATQLLANACENVKMEILPHHQTPMALKTTEHVKVQRSARPLPWDTCPSSNGHTLPPHYNTYHPDQSRTQASKHHKSSNNPSLSSTFSPSSMSAYSLSSLSLGTLPRSMPPNSPRTNTMRRKLHRKDHKSSLSLASSTLGLSGQVVHTETTEVTLVSDSIMGFGIQLQGGVFATESMSSPPLIAYLDPDSPAERSGILQIGDRVLAVNGVPTEDSSLEETNQMLRNSAVGSRVTLEIEFDVAESVIPSSGTFHVKLPKKPGVELGITISAPSSRRPGDVLIISDIKKGSMAHRTGTLEVGDKLLSIDNIRLETCSMEDAVQILQRCEEVVKLKIRKDEDNSDEQENSGTIIYTVELKRYGGPLGITISGTEEPFDPIIISSLTKGGLAERTGAIHVGDRILAINSRSLKGKPLSEAIHLLQAAGESVTLRIKKQGELPSPKQQQGLNKLSSDMEDDVQVMGNLGKLSDSYSATLPSVDSAVESWDSSTIDTAISGQGEDCASGSSLHSPEGRNTHTLSSMSPVSSQKERPLQDLGQSFDKWEHITIGRAATLPSGRSSDSRFSMSHERTVPDQEESFWSQALEDLETCGQSGILRELEASMAGSTLSLNEGPPPRSHLGRQASLQERSPNRAQYGQYTHYNQGSRSHTLPTHPGHKPFSMRKTKQDVNDVSPMPVELHKVTLYKEAGAEDFGFSVSDGILEKGVYVSNIRPSGPAHLGGLKAYDRLLQVNHVRTRDFDCCLVSPLIAESDDKLELVISRNLRASPSCTELNQATEGLLDWTEPVQNHRATEIEARDTSQTL; this is translated from the exons ATGAGGGGCCGTACTCAAAGTCCTCCCACAGACAGGTGGACGGATCATTGTCCCTGCGAAGGCAGAGCATCCCAG AGGAGCTCAGGGGCACCAGCCTCGTGGAGCTGCTGAAGAAGGAGGGCTGTACACTGGGCCTGACCGTGTCCGGCGGCGTGGACAAGGACGGCCGACCCCGTGTCTCCAACCTGCGGCAGGGAGGCATCGCCGCTCG GAGCGACCAGCTCTGCATCGGCGACTATATCAAATCGGTCAACGGGATCAATTTGGCGAAGTTCCGCCACGATGAGATCATCAGTCTGCTGAAGAACGTGGGGGAACGGGTGGTGCTGGAGGTGGAGTACGAGTTGCCCCCCGCCT CTGTGCAGGGCTCGGGGgtgatgtttaaaaatgtcGAGGTCACGCTGCACAAGGAGGGAAACACGTTCGGCTTCGTCGTCAGAG GGGGCACCCATGAGGATAGGAGCAAATCTCGGCCTGTCGTCATAACGAACATCAGGCCAGGTGGCCCGGCTGACAG GGAAGGCACCGTCAGGCCTGGGGACCGGCTGCTGAGCGTCGACGGTATCCGCCTGCAGGGCTGCTCGCATGCCGAGGCCCTGAGCATCCTGAAGCAATGTGGCCAGGAAGCCACGCTGCTTGTGGAGTACGACGTCTCTGTCATGG ACTCGATAGCCTCCGCCTCCGGCCCGCTGCTTGTGGAGGTGGCCAAACCGGCGGGATCTAGCCTGGGGGTAGCGCTGTCTACCTCGATGTACTGCAACAAGCAGGTGATCGTCATTGACAAGGTGAAGCCCGCCAGCATCGCGGACAG GTGCGGGGCGTTGCATGCTGGGGACCACATCCTGTCTGTCGACGGCACCAGCATGGAGTACTGCTCCCTGCCAGAGGCCACCCAGCTACTGGCAAATGCCTGCGAGAACGTCAAGATGGAGATTCTGCCTCATCACCAGACCCCGATGGCTCTCAAGACCACGGAGCATG TCAAGGTACAGAGGAGTGCCCGTCCCCTTCCCTGGGACACCTGCCCCAGCAGCAACGGGCACACCTTGCCCCCACACTACAACACCTACCACCCTGACCAGTCAAGAACCCAGGCCTCGAAACACCACAAGTCCTCCAACAACCCGT ccctgagcTCCACCTTCTCGCCATCCTCCATGAGCGCCTACAGCCTGAGCTCCCTGAGTCTGGGAACCCTTCCCCGCTCCATGCCTCCCAACAGCCCCCGAACCAACACCATGCGGCGCAAGCTGCACAGGAAGGACCACAAGAGCTCCC TGTCTCTGGCTTCCAGCACGCTGGGTCTGTCTGGTCAGGTGGTCCACACCGAAACTACGGAGGTCACCTTGGTCAGCGATTCAATCATGGGCTTTGGGATTCAGCTGCAGGGGGGTGTTTTTGCCACAGAATCCATGTCCTCCCCACCCTTAATCGCCTACCTGGACCCAGACAGCCCTGCGGAGAG GAGTGGAATCCTGCAAATCGGCGACCGCGTGCTGGCAGTGAACGGCGTCCCCACGGAGGACAGCTCCCTGGAGGAGACCAATCAGATGCTGCGTAACTCTGCCGTCGGCAGCAGGGTCACCCTGGAGATCGAGTTTGACGTGGCAG AGTCTGTCATCCCCAGCAGCGGCACCTTCCATGTCAAGCTTCCCAAGAAGCCCGGGGTGGAGCTGGGGATCACCATCAGTG CTCCGTCCAGCAGGAGGCCTGGTGATGTTCTCATCATCTCTGACATCAAGAAGGGCAGcatggctcacag gacGGGCACCCTAGAGGTGGGAGACAAGCTGCTGTCCATCGATAACATCCGCCTGGAGACCTGCTCCATGGAGGATGCCGTGCAGATCCTGCAGCGCTGTGAGGAGGTGGTCAAACTCAAGATTCGCAAGGATGAGGACAACTCAG ATGAGCAGGAGAACTCAGGCACCATCATCTACACCGTGGAGCTTAAGCGCTACGGCGGTCCCCTGGGCATCACCATCTCGGGCACCGAGGAGCCTTTTGACCCCATCATCATCTCCAGCCTGACCAAGGGTGGCCTGGCGGAGAG GACCGGCGCCATCCACGTGGGAGACCGTATCCTCGCTATCAACAGCCGCAGCCTGAAGGGCAAGCCTTTGAGCGAGGCCATCCACCTGCTGCAGGCCGCTGGGGAGTCCGTCACGCTGCGGATCAAGAAGCAAGGCGAGC TGCCCAGTCCCAAGCAGCAGCAGGGCTTGAACAAGCTTTCCAGCGACATGGAGGACGACGTGCAGGTTATGGGAAACCTGGGTAAGCTGTCCGACAGCTACTCTGCCACCCTCCCCAGCGTGGACAGCGCCGTGGAGTCCTGGGACAGCTCCACCATCGACACTGCCATCAGCGGACAGGGTGAAGACTGTG CCTCCGGATCCAGCCTCCACAGCCCCGAAGGAAGGAACACCCACACGCTGAGCAGCATGTCACCAGTGAGCAGTCAAAaagagcgccccctacaggaccTCGGGCAGAGCTTCGATAAATGGGAGCACATTACCATTGGCAG GGCCGCCACGCTGCCCTCCGGCCGTTCCTCTGACAGCAG GTTCAGCATGAGCCATGAGCGGACAGTGCCCGATCAGGAGGAGAGCTTCTGGTCACAGGCCCTGGAAGACCTAGAAACATGTGGGCAGTCAGGCATCTTGCGGGAGCTGGAG gccAGCATGGCAGGCAGCACCCTCAGCCTGAACGAGGGCCCTCCCCCACGTAGCCACCTGGGGCGCCAGGCCAGCCTACAGGAGCGCAGCCCCAACCGGGCCCAGTACGGCCAGTATACCCACTACAACCAGGGTAGCCGTAGCCACACGCTACCCACCCACCCTGGCCACAAACCCTTTAGCATGAGGAAGACGAAACAGGATGTGAACGACGTGTCTCCCATGCCAGTAGAACTGCATAAG GTGACTCTCTACAAGGAGGCGGGTGCTGAGGACTTTGGCTTCAGCGTATCTGACGGTATCCTAGAAAAGGGCGTCTATGTCAGCAACATCCGGCCGAGTGGCCCCGCCCACCTGGGCGGGCTGAAGGCCTACGACCGGCTGCTTCAG GTCAACCACGTCCGAACGAGAGACTTTGACTGCTGCCTCGTGTCTCCTTTGATCGCCGAGTCGGACGACAAACTGGAACTGGTCATCAGTAGGAACCTACGGGCCTCGCCGTCCTGTACGGAACTTAACCAGGCAACGGAAGGGCTACTGGACTGGACCGAGCCCGTGCAAAACCACCGGGCCACAGAAATCGAGGCCCGAGACACATCCCAGACATTATAG
- the LOC111844331 gene encoding glutamate receptor-interacting protein 1-like isoform X4 has translation MDRFLGFVRQIRWSRRLKGKRYRPEEEYQEGYEDVYYYTSEHLHQELRGTSLVELLKKEGCTLGLTVSGGVDKDGRPRVSNLRQGGIAARSDQLCIGDYIKSVNGINLAKFRHDEIISLLKNVGERVVLEVEYELPPASVQGSGVMFKNVEVTLHKEGNTFGFVVRGGTHEDRSKSRPVVITNIRPGGPADREGTVRPGDRLLSVDGIRLQGCSHAEALSILKQCGQEATLLVEYDVSVMDSIASASGPLLVEVAKPAGSSLGVALSTSMYCNKQVIVIDKVKPASIADRCGALHAGDHILSVDGTSMEYCSLPEATQLLANACENVKMEILPHHQTPMALKTTEHVKVQRSARPLPWDTCPSSNGHTLPPHYNTYHPDQSRTQASKHHKSSNNPSLSSTFSPSSMSAYSLSSLSLGTLPRSMPPNSPRTNTMRRKLHRKDHKSSLSLASSTLGLSGQVVHTETTEVTLVSDSIMGFGIQLQGGVFATESMSSPPLIAYLDPDSPAERSGILQIGDRVLAVNGVPTEDSSLEETNQMLRNSAVGSRVTLEIEFDVAESVIPSSGTFHVKLPKKPGVELGITISAPSSRRPGDVLIISDIKKGSMAHRTGTLEVGDKLLSIDNIRLETCSMEDAVQILQRCEEVVKLKIRKDEDNSDEQENSGTIIYTVELKRYGGPLGITISGTEEPFDPIIISSLTKGGLAERTGAIHVGDRILAINSRSLKGKPLSEAIHLLQAAGESVTLRIKKQGELPSPKQQQGLNKLSSDMEDDVQVMGNLGKLSDSYSATLPSVDSAVESWDSSTIDTAISGQGEDCASGSSLHSPEGRNTHTLSSMSPVSSQKERPLQDLGQSFDKWEHITIGRAATLPSGRSSDSRFSMSHERTVPDQEESFWSQALEDLETCGQSGILRELEDKPDRLLDKRNLSILASMAGSTLSLNEGPPPRSHLGRQASLQERSPNRAQYGQYTHYNQGSRSHTLPTHPGHKPFSMRKTKQDVNDVSPMPVELHKVTLYKEAGAEDFGFSVSDGILEKGVYVSNIRPSGPAHLGGLKAYDRLLQVNHVRTRDFDCCLVSPLIAESDDKLELVISRNLRASPSCTELNQATEGLLDWTEPVQNHRATEIEARDTSQTL, from the exons AGGAGCTCAGGGGCACCAGCCTCGTGGAGCTGCTGAAGAAGGAGGGCTGTACACTGGGCCTGACCGTGTCCGGCGGCGTGGACAAGGACGGCCGACCCCGTGTCTCCAACCTGCGGCAGGGAGGCATCGCCGCTCG GAGCGACCAGCTCTGCATCGGCGACTATATCAAATCGGTCAACGGGATCAATTTGGCGAAGTTCCGCCACGATGAGATCATCAGTCTGCTGAAGAACGTGGGGGAACGGGTGGTGCTGGAGGTGGAGTACGAGTTGCCCCCCGCCT CTGTGCAGGGCTCGGGGgtgatgtttaaaaatgtcGAGGTCACGCTGCACAAGGAGGGAAACACGTTCGGCTTCGTCGTCAGAG GGGGCACCCATGAGGATAGGAGCAAATCTCGGCCTGTCGTCATAACGAACATCAGGCCAGGTGGCCCGGCTGACAG GGAAGGCACCGTCAGGCCTGGGGACCGGCTGCTGAGCGTCGACGGTATCCGCCTGCAGGGCTGCTCGCATGCCGAGGCCCTGAGCATCCTGAAGCAATGTGGCCAGGAAGCCACGCTGCTTGTGGAGTACGACGTCTCTGTCATGG ACTCGATAGCCTCCGCCTCCGGCCCGCTGCTTGTGGAGGTGGCCAAACCGGCGGGATCTAGCCTGGGGGTAGCGCTGTCTACCTCGATGTACTGCAACAAGCAGGTGATCGTCATTGACAAGGTGAAGCCCGCCAGCATCGCGGACAG GTGCGGGGCGTTGCATGCTGGGGACCACATCCTGTCTGTCGACGGCACCAGCATGGAGTACTGCTCCCTGCCAGAGGCCACCCAGCTACTGGCAAATGCCTGCGAGAACGTCAAGATGGAGATTCTGCCTCATCACCAGACCCCGATGGCTCTCAAGACCACGGAGCATG TCAAGGTACAGAGGAGTGCCCGTCCCCTTCCCTGGGACACCTGCCCCAGCAGCAACGGGCACACCTTGCCCCCACACTACAACACCTACCACCCTGACCAGTCAAGAACCCAGGCCTCGAAACACCACAAGTCCTCCAACAACCCGT ccctgagcTCCACCTTCTCGCCATCCTCCATGAGCGCCTACAGCCTGAGCTCCCTGAGTCTGGGAACCCTTCCCCGCTCCATGCCTCCCAACAGCCCCCGAACCAACACCATGCGGCGCAAGCTGCACAGGAAGGACCACAAGAGCTCCC TGTCTCTGGCTTCCAGCACGCTGGGTCTGTCTGGTCAGGTGGTCCACACCGAAACTACGGAGGTCACCTTGGTCAGCGATTCAATCATGGGCTTTGGGATTCAGCTGCAGGGGGGTGTTTTTGCCACAGAATCCATGTCCTCCCCACCCTTAATCGCCTACCTGGACCCAGACAGCCCTGCGGAGAG GAGTGGAATCCTGCAAATCGGCGACCGCGTGCTGGCAGTGAACGGCGTCCCCACGGAGGACAGCTCCCTGGAGGAGACCAATCAGATGCTGCGTAACTCTGCCGTCGGCAGCAGGGTCACCCTGGAGATCGAGTTTGACGTGGCAG AGTCTGTCATCCCCAGCAGCGGCACCTTCCATGTCAAGCTTCCCAAGAAGCCCGGGGTGGAGCTGGGGATCACCATCAGTG CTCCGTCCAGCAGGAGGCCTGGTGATGTTCTCATCATCTCTGACATCAAGAAGGGCAGcatggctcacag gacGGGCACCCTAGAGGTGGGAGACAAGCTGCTGTCCATCGATAACATCCGCCTGGAGACCTGCTCCATGGAGGATGCCGTGCAGATCCTGCAGCGCTGTGAGGAGGTGGTCAAACTCAAGATTCGCAAGGATGAGGACAACTCAG ATGAGCAGGAGAACTCAGGCACCATCATCTACACCGTGGAGCTTAAGCGCTACGGCGGTCCCCTGGGCATCACCATCTCGGGCACCGAGGAGCCTTTTGACCCCATCATCATCTCCAGCCTGACCAAGGGTGGCCTGGCGGAGAG GACCGGCGCCATCCACGTGGGAGACCGTATCCTCGCTATCAACAGCCGCAGCCTGAAGGGCAAGCCTTTGAGCGAGGCCATCCACCTGCTGCAGGCCGCTGGGGAGTCCGTCACGCTGCGGATCAAGAAGCAAGGCGAGC TGCCCAGTCCCAAGCAGCAGCAGGGCTTGAACAAGCTTTCCAGCGACATGGAGGACGACGTGCAGGTTATGGGAAACCTGGGTAAGCTGTCCGACAGCTACTCTGCCACCCTCCCCAGCGTGGACAGCGCCGTGGAGTCCTGGGACAGCTCCACCATCGACACTGCCATCAGCGGACAGGGTGAAGACTGTG CCTCCGGATCCAGCCTCCACAGCCCCGAAGGAAGGAACACCCACACGCTGAGCAGCATGTCACCAGTGAGCAGTCAAAaagagcgccccctacaggaccTCGGGCAGAGCTTCGATAAATGGGAGCACATTACCATTGGCAG GGCCGCCACGCTGCCCTCCGGCCGTTCCTCTGACAGCAG GTTCAGCATGAGCCATGAGCGGACAGTGCCCGATCAGGAGGAGAGCTTCTGGTCACAGGCCCTGGAAGACCTAGAAACATGTGGGCAGTCAGGCATCTTGCGGGAGCTGGAG GACAAACCAGACAGGCTTCTGGATAAGAGAAACCTGAGCATATTG gccAGCATGGCAGGCAGCACCCTCAGCCTGAACGAGGGCCCTCCCCCACGTAGCCACCTGGGGCGCCAGGCCAGCCTACAGGAGCGCAGCCCCAACCGGGCCCAGTACGGCCAGTATACCCACTACAACCAGGGTAGCCGTAGCCACACGCTACCCACCCACCCTGGCCACAAACCCTTTAGCATGAGGAAGACGAAACAGGATGTGAACGACGTGTCTCCCATGCCAGTAGAACTGCATAAG GTGACTCTCTACAAGGAGGCGGGTGCTGAGGACTTTGGCTTCAGCGTATCTGACGGTATCCTAGAAAAGGGCGTCTATGTCAGCAACATCCGGCCGAGTGGCCCCGCCCACCTGGGCGGGCTGAAGGCCTACGACCGGCTGCTTCAG GTCAACCACGTCCGAACGAGAGACTTTGACTGCTGCCTCGTGTCTCCTTTGATCGCCGAGTCGGACGACAAACTGGAACTGGTCATCAGTAGGAACCTACGGGCCTCGCCGTCCTGTACGGAACTTAACCAGGCAACGGAAGGGCTACTGGACTGGACCGAGCCCGTGCAAAACCACCGGGCCACAGAAATCGAGGCCCGAGACACATCCCAGACATTATAG
- the LOC111844331 gene encoding glutamate receptor-interacting protein 1-like isoform X2: MDRFLGFVRQIRWSRRLKGKRYRPEEEYQEGYEDVYYYTSEHLHHEGPYSKSSHRQVDGSLSLRRQSIPEELRGTSLVELLKKEGCTLGLTVSGGVDKDGRPRVSNLRQGGIAARSDQLCIGDYIKSVNGINLAKFRHDEIISLLKNVGERVVLEVEYELPPASVQGSGVMFKNVEVTLHKEGNTFGFVVRGGTHEDRSKSRPVVITNIRPGGPADREGTVRPGDRLLSVDGIRLQGCSHAEALSILKQCGQEATLLVEYDVSVMDSIASASGPLLVEVAKPAGSSLGVALSTSMYCNKQVIVIDKVKPASIADRCGALHAGDHILSVDGTSMEYCSLPEATQLLANACENVKMEILPHHQTPMALKTTEHVKVQRSARPLPWDTCPSSNGHTLPPHYNTYHPDQSRTQASKHHKSSNNPSLSSTFSPSSMSAYSLSSLSLGTLPRSMPPNSPRTNTMRRKLHRKDHKSSLSLASSTLGLSGQVVHTETTEVTLVSDSIMGFGIQLQGGVFATESMSSPPLIAYLDPDSPAERSGILQIGDRVLAVNGVPTEDSSLEETNQMLRNSAVGSRVTLEIEFDVAESVIPSSGTFHVKLPKKPGVELGITISAPSSRRPGDVLIISDIKKGSMAHRTGTLEVGDKLLSIDNIRLETCSMEDAVQILQRCEEVVKLKIRKDEDNSDEQENSGTIIYTVELKRYGGPLGITISGTEEPFDPIIISSLTKGGLAERTGAIHVGDRILAINSRSLKGKPLSEAIHLLQAAGESVTLRIKKQGELPSPKQQQGLNKLSSDMEDDVQVMGNLGKLSDSYSATLPSVDSAVESWDSSTIDTAISGQASGSSLHSPEGRNTHTLSSMSPVSSQKERPLQDLGQSFDKWEHITIGRAATLPSGRSSDSRFSMSHERTVPDQEESFWSQALEDLETCGQSGILRELEDKPDRLLDKRNLSILASMAGSTLSLNEGPPPRSHLGRQASLQERSPNRAQYGQYTHYNQGSRSHTLPTHPGHKPFSMRKTKQDVNDVSPMPVELHKVTLYKEAGAEDFGFSVSDGILEKGVYVSNIRPSGPAHLGGLKAYDRLLQVNHVRTRDFDCCLVSPLIAESDDKLELVISRNLRASPSCTELNQATEGLLDWTEPVQNHRATEIEARDTSQTL, from the exons ATGAGGGGCCGTACTCAAAGTCCTCCCACAGACAGGTGGACGGATCATTGTCCCTGCGAAGGCAGAGCATCCCAG AGGAGCTCAGGGGCACCAGCCTCGTGGAGCTGCTGAAGAAGGAGGGCTGTACACTGGGCCTGACCGTGTCCGGCGGCGTGGACAAGGACGGCCGACCCCGTGTCTCCAACCTGCGGCAGGGAGGCATCGCCGCTCG GAGCGACCAGCTCTGCATCGGCGACTATATCAAATCGGTCAACGGGATCAATTTGGCGAAGTTCCGCCACGATGAGATCATCAGTCTGCTGAAGAACGTGGGGGAACGGGTGGTGCTGGAGGTGGAGTACGAGTTGCCCCCCGCCT CTGTGCAGGGCTCGGGGgtgatgtttaaaaatgtcGAGGTCACGCTGCACAAGGAGGGAAACACGTTCGGCTTCGTCGTCAGAG GGGGCACCCATGAGGATAGGAGCAAATCTCGGCCTGTCGTCATAACGAACATCAGGCCAGGTGGCCCGGCTGACAG GGAAGGCACCGTCAGGCCTGGGGACCGGCTGCTGAGCGTCGACGGTATCCGCCTGCAGGGCTGCTCGCATGCCGAGGCCCTGAGCATCCTGAAGCAATGTGGCCAGGAAGCCACGCTGCTTGTGGAGTACGACGTCTCTGTCATGG ACTCGATAGCCTCCGCCTCCGGCCCGCTGCTTGTGGAGGTGGCCAAACCGGCGGGATCTAGCCTGGGGGTAGCGCTGTCTACCTCGATGTACTGCAACAAGCAGGTGATCGTCATTGACAAGGTGAAGCCCGCCAGCATCGCGGACAG GTGCGGGGCGTTGCATGCTGGGGACCACATCCTGTCTGTCGACGGCACCAGCATGGAGTACTGCTCCCTGCCAGAGGCCACCCAGCTACTGGCAAATGCCTGCGAGAACGTCAAGATGGAGATTCTGCCTCATCACCAGACCCCGATGGCTCTCAAGACCACGGAGCATG TCAAGGTACAGAGGAGTGCCCGTCCCCTTCCCTGGGACACCTGCCCCAGCAGCAACGGGCACACCTTGCCCCCACACTACAACACCTACCACCCTGACCAGTCAAGAACCCAGGCCTCGAAACACCACAAGTCCTCCAACAACCCGT ccctgagcTCCACCTTCTCGCCATCCTCCATGAGCGCCTACAGCCTGAGCTCCCTGAGTCTGGGAACCCTTCCCCGCTCCATGCCTCCCAACAGCCCCCGAACCAACACCATGCGGCGCAAGCTGCACAGGAAGGACCACAAGAGCTCCC TGTCTCTGGCTTCCAGCACGCTGGGTCTGTCTGGTCAGGTGGTCCACACCGAAACTACGGAGGTCACCTTGGTCAGCGATTCAATCATGGGCTTTGGGATTCAGCTGCAGGGGGGTGTTTTTGCCACAGAATCCATGTCCTCCCCACCCTTAATCGCCTACCTGGACCCAGACAGCCCTGCGGAGAG GAGTGGAATCCTGCAAATCGGCGACCGCGTGCTGGCAGTGAACGGCGTCCCCACGGAGGACAGCTCCCTGGAGGAGACCAATCAGATGCTGCGTAACTCTGCCGTCGGCAGCAGGGTCACCCTGGAGATCGAGTTTGACGTGGCAG AGTCTGTCATCCCCAGCAGCGGCACCTTCCATGTCAAGCTTCCCAAGAAGCCCGGGGTGGAGCTGGGGATCACCATCAGTG CTCCGTCCAGCAGGAGGCCTGGTGATGTTCTCATCATCTCTGACATCAAGAAGGGCAGcatggctcacag gacGGGCACCCTAGAGGTGGGAGACAAGCTGCTGTCCATCGATAACATCCGCCTGGAGACCTGCTCCATGGAGGATGCCGTGCAGATCCTGCAGCGCTGTGAGGAGGTGGTCAAACTCAAGATTCGCAAGGATGAGGACAACTCAG ATGAGCAGGAGAACTCAGGCACCATCATCTACACCGTGGAGCTTAAGCGCTACGGCGGTCCCCTGGGCATCACCATCTCGGGCACCGAGGAGCCTTTTGACCCCATCATCATCTCCAGCCTGACCAAGGGTGGCCTGGCGGAGAG GACCGGCGCCATCCACGTGGGAGACCGTATCCTCGCTATCAACAGCCGCAGCCTGAAGGGCAAGCCTTTGAGCGAGGCCATCCACCTGCTGCAGGCCGCTGGGGAGTCCGTCACGCTGCGGATCAAGAAGCAAGGCGAGC TGCCCAGTCCCAAGCAGCAGCAGGGCTTGAACAAGCTTTCCAGCGACATGGAGGACGACGTGCAGGTTATGGGAAACCTGGGTAAGCTGTCCGACAGCTACTCTGCCACCCTCCCCAGCGTGGACAGCGCCGTGGAGTCCTGGGACAGCTCCACCATCGACACTGCCATCAGCGGACAGG CCTCCGGATCCAGCCTCCACAGCCCCGAAGGAAGGAACACCCACACGCTGAGCAGCATGTCACCAGTGAGCAGTCAAAaagagcgccccctacaggaccTCGGGCAGAGCTTCGATAAATGGGAGCACATTACCATTGGCAG GGCCGCCACGCTGCCCTCCGGCCGTTCCTCTGACAGCAG GTTCAGCATGAGCCATGAGCGGACAGTGCCCGATCAGGAGGAGAGCTTCTGGTCACAGGCCCTGGAAGACCTAGAAACATGTGGGCAGTCAGGCATCTTGCGGGAGCTGGAG GACAAACCAGACAGGCTTCTGGATAAGAGAAACCTGAGCATATTG gccAGCATGGCAGGCAGCACCCTCAGCCTGAACGAGGGCCCTCCCCCACGTAGCCACCTGGGGCGCCAGGCCAGCCTACAGGAGCGCAGCCCCAACCGGGCCCAGTACGGCCAGTATACCCACTACAACCAGGGTAGCCGTAGCCACACGCTACCCACCCACCCTGGCCACAAACCCTTTAGCATGAGGAAGACGAAACAGGATGTGAACGACGTGTCTCCCATGCCAGTAGAACTGCATAAG GTGACTCTCTACAAGGAGGCGGGTGCTGAGGACTTTGGCTTCAGCGTATCTGACGGTATCCTAGAAAAGGGCGTCTATGTCAGCAACATCCGGCCGAGTGGCCCCGCCCACCTGGGCGGGCTGAAGGCCTACGACCGGCTGCTTCAG GTCAACCACGTCCGAACGAGAGACTTTGACTGCTGCCTCGTGTCTCCTTTGATCGCCGAGTCGGACGACAAACTGGAACTGGTCATCAGTAGGAACCTACGGGCCTCGCCGTCCTGTACGGAACTTAACCAGGCAACGGAAGGGCTACTGGACTGGACCGAGCCCGTGCAAAACCACCGGGCCACAGAAATCGAGGCCCGAGACACATCCCAGACATTATAG